In a single window of the Streptomyces sp. NBC_00094 genome:
- a CDS encoding 4-(cytidine 5'-diphospho)-2-C-methyl-D-erythritol kinase has translation MTTSGSVTVRVPAKVNVQLAVGAARPDGFHDLANVFLAVSLYDEVTATPAETLTITCEGPDADKVPLDRTNLAARAAELLAARHGISPDVHLHIAKDIPVAGGMAGGSADGAGALLACDALWGLNSSREDLLEICAELGSDVPFSLVGGAALGTGRGEKLTGLPVGGTFHWVFAVADGGLSTPAVYGEFDRLTEGVDVPEPAASPLLLDALRTGDTTALAGALANDLQAPALSLRPSLAATLSAGTEAGALAALVSGSGPTTAFLVKDTEAAESVAAALTASGTCRTARAATSPAEGAVVLPAA, from the coding sequence GTGACCACCTCCGGCAGCGTCACCGTCCGCGTACCCGCCAAGGTCAACGTCCAGCTGGCCGTCGGCGCGGCCCGCCCCGACGGCTTCCACGACCTGGCCAACGTCTTCCTCGCCGTCTCCCTGTACGACGAGGTGACCGCCACCCCCGCCGAGACGCTGACGATCACCTGCGAGGGCCCGGACGCCGACAAGGTGCCGCTCGACCGCACGAACCTCGCCGCGCGCGCCGCGGAGCTGCTCGCAGCCCGGCACGGCATCTCCCCGGACGTGCACCTGCACATCGCCAAGGACATCCCCGTCGCCGGCGGCATGGCGGGCGGCAGCGCGGACGGCGCGGGCGCCCTGCTCGCCTGCGACGCGCTCTGGGGCCTGAACTCCTCGCGCGAGGACCTCCTGGAGATCTGCGCCGAACTCGGCAGCGACGTGCCGTTCAGCCTGGTCGGCGGGGCGGCGCTCGGCACGGGCCGCGGTGAGAAGCTCACGGGGCTTCCGGTCGGCGGCACCTTCCACTGGGTGTTCGCCGTCGCCGACGGCGGGCTCTCGACCCCGGCGGTGTACGGCGAGTTCGACCGCCTCACCGAGGGCGTCGACGTCCCCGAGCCGGCCGCCTCCCCGCTCCTCCTGGACGCCCTGCGCACCGGCGACACCACGGCCCTCGCGGGCGCCCTCGCCAACGACCTCCAGGCCCCGGCGCTCTCCCTGCGCCCCTCGCTCGCGGCGACCCTGTCGGCCGGTACGGAGGCGGGCGCCCTCGCGGCCCTCGTCTCCGGCTCGGGCCCGACGACGGCGTTCCTGGTGAAGGACACGGAGGCGGCGGAGTCCGTCGCGGCGGCCCTGACCGCCTCGGGCACGTGCCGCACCGCGCGCGCGGCGACGTCGCCGGCGGAGGGCGCGGTCGTCCTCCCGGCTGCCTGA